A genomic region of Kluyveromyces marxianus DMKU3-1042 DNA, complete genome, chromosome 5 contains the following coding sequences:
- a CDS encoding fungal specific transcription factor domain-containing protein — protein MRCVLACSRCRHQKIRCVNDGSAPCKYCVHKGCADQCVLTFPEAWMKTVEKKAEKKAEKKAVKKARGAADKKVQKGGLPAKKKNKKMLASDIVKLEQDTGHAQQLQAVHLPQGAHSNYGTPPHAQPQTFSVPSSASNGMAPPIHGTATPTSAAATSSNTTTNPHAPPPMDAIFIPGVLPRINNEMLQYQSLKNNARAPVFSSIQELVASTPKTHIILAVKRVETCFPECHFFHIPSIDTRLADVNPILLGALLGVCSFFTPFKYSDAKTEFNADDKWLGVNSFQVKNSLYEKLALDAIFSNMLFLKKPDIEICQALILLSCVKWGHNDYFSAWMLHGCGSRLVQALQFDERFQQKCKQSPLLNELRNRTFWSAFCLDRIISTGENRCFMINNYEDVELPLPDSYFFGLQFDNIGTPSSNLSANRNNYNEGPFSADVHTKPSFLESQARIAAANDLQLKSRVTIASFNSFYRENPLLIFQNERSVFLKSYSLWGLINEYMMQGGRAKKPNEVPWDLENSTVGRITKEVEEFWSVLPNEWKWPNIDYANQRKQQTKRIFIIATINCLYCLTIIFCVREYFPFLPSKEQGICGPTEPPYLPKPPYPEYWVDMSRKCFSALRELCEILEVIFETESKITRNRTGLDSNTIGDDINLTESSPFFSFCAFVCAIQCNYGTNFPFMDPDSSYYNRKSGKSLSHCFKVMLKILKSREHTCPVTKNWLYMVYRVQEMYRSVANNKVTVSKTQKDTVSQTNSNVENGHVQTHNYAPTQHIQSSSGLQRQDNYQLQGQAQVQAQNSQNYGSSMQQNHHIPPELVTNSINHGTVDSSALNKNNTNSTIINSDSDTIFNTNIDMPRNSNHFPAPYGNTSDITSGTSSNPNSTPRNPIDLEPDTDKLSLLFSDQEFEMLMQFSS, from the coding sequence ATGAGATGTGTGCTGGCATGTAGTCGATGTCGACATCAGAAGATACGGTGTGTCAATGATGGGTCTGCTCCATGTAAATATTGCGTGCATAAAGGATGTGCAGACCAATGTGTTTTAACTTTTCCTGAAGCATGGATGAAAACTGTTGAGAAGAAGGCAGAGAAGAAAGCAGAGAAGAAAGCGGTAAAGAAGGCTCGTGGCGCAGCTGACAAAAAGGTCCAGAAGGGTGGATTACCGgcgaaaaagaagaataagaagaTGCTGGCATCGGACATAGTAAAGTTGGAGCAGGATACGGGTCATGCTCAACAGTTACAGGCTGTTCACCTTCCGCAGGGTGCACATAGTAACTATGGGACCCCGCCTCATGCGCAACCTCAAACTTTCTCTGTGCCCAGCAGTGCTTCTAATGGAATGGCACCACCTATTCATGGGACCGCAACACCAACTTCAGCCGCCGCCACATCTTCCAATACTACTACCAATCCTCATGCACCTCCTCCTATGGACGCTATCTTCATTCCAGGAGTGCTCCCACGTATTAATAATGAAATGCTACAGTACCAGTCGCTGAAAAATAATGCAAGAGCTCCAGTCTTTTCGTCCATTCAGGAACTCGTAGCATCCACCCCGAAGACACACATCATCCTGGCGGTCAAAAGAGTCGAAACTTGTTTCCCAGAGTGTCACTTCTTTCACATTCCGTCCATTGACACCCGACTAGCGGATGTTAACCCAATCCTTTTAGGTGCATTATTAGGCGTATGCTCATTCTTCACACCTTTCAAATATTCGGACGCTAAAACCGAGTTTAACGCAGACGATAAGTGGCTTGGTGTAAATTCATTCCAGGTGAAAAATAGCTTGTACGAAAAATTGGCCTTGGATGCCATCTTCAGTAATATGCTATTCTTAAAAAAACCAGACATCGAGATATGTCAGGCTCTAATATTACTCTCGTGTGTCAAATGGGGCCATAATGACTACTTCTCGGCCTGGATGTTACACGGATGTGGCTCTAGATTGGTCCAGGCCCTAcaatttgatgaaagatTCCAGCAGAAGTGTAAACAGAGCCCATTGCTAAACGAACTTCGGAACAGGACCTTTTGGTCAGCTTTTTGCTTGGACAGAATCATATCTACTGGTGAAAATCGTTGCTTCATGATAAACAACTACGAAGATGTCGAACTCCCTTTACCAGATTCTTACTTCTTCGGTCTTCAATTTGATAACATTGGAACTCCCTCGTCGAACTTATCGGCGAATAGGAATAATTACAACGAAGGTCCTTTCTCGGCAGATGTACACACTAAACCTTCATTTTTGGAATCACAAGCTCGGATAGCAGCGGCCAACGATTTACAACTAAAGAGTAGAGTCACCATCGCatctttcaattcatttTACAGAGAAAATCCATTGTTGatctttcaaaatgaaCGCTCAGTTTTCTTGAAGAGTTACTCGCTATGGGGTCTGATCAATGAATATATGATGCAAGGTGGACGTGCCAAGAAGCCAAATGAAGTACCTTGGGATTTAGAAAACTCAACAGTTGGTAGaattacaaaagaagtcGAGGAATTTTGGAGTGTACTACCCAACGAATGGAAATGGCCAAACATAGATTATGCAAATCAGCGTAAACAACAGACGAAAAGGATATTCATAATAGCAACAATCAATTGTCTTTATTGTTTGACCATAATCTTTTGTGTTAGAGAATACTTTCCTTTCTTACCATCTAAAGAGCAAGGGATTTGCGGACCTACAGAGCCACCCTACCTACCGAAACCTCCATACCCAGAATATTGGGTTGACATGTCACGTAAATGCTTCTCAGCTTTACGTGAATTATGTGAAATTCTAGAAGTTATTTTCGAAACGGAATCGAAAATAACCAGAAACAGAACTGGCTTGGACTCTAACACCATCGGAGATGATATAAACTTAACAGAATCCTCcccattcttttctttctgtgcTTTTGTTTGTGCAATTCAGTGTAATTACGGCACGAACTTCCCCTTTATGGATCCTGACTCTTCATATTATAATAGAAAAAGTGGTAAAAGCCTTTCCCATTGTTTTAAAGTCATGTTGAAAATTCTCAAATCTAGAGAACACACATGTCCAGTCACCAAGAATTGGCTATATATGGTTTACAGGGTACAAGAAATGTACAGATCTGTAGCCAATAACAAGGTCACGGTCTCGAAAACGCAAAAAGATACAGTATCACAAACTAATAGtaatgttgaaaatggCCACGTTCAGACTCATAACTATGCCCCCACTCAACATATACAATCAAGTTCAGGATTACAAAGACAGGATAATTATCAGCTTCAAGGACAAGCGCAAGTACAAGCGCAAAATTCACAGAATTACGGTAGTTCTATGCAACAAAATCACCACATCCCACCAGAGTTAGTGACGAATTCGATAAATCACGGAACAGTGGATTCGTCTGCACTTAATAAAAACAACACAAACTCCACTATCATCAACAGCGACTCAGACACCATTTTTAATACCAATATTGATATGCCTAGAAACAGTAACCACTTCCCTGCACCGTATGGAAATACCTCAGATATTACCTCTGGAACGTCATCAAATCCAAACAGTACTCCTAGAAATCCAATAGATTTAGAGCCTGATACTGATAAACTTTCGCTTCTTTTCTCTGACCAGGAATTTGAAATGTTGATGCAATTTTCATCATAA
- the RPA43 gene encoding DNA-directed RNA polymerase I subunit RPA43, with protein sequence MKRSAEEVKALRLIKRFKQPNRNPIDEEDGCSKCIVKVPVSMYVSLAPIYQQLPKDGIMRQHLNGMVMKYNADIGGVILGFENLRIVGEEVNEEDEKLMKLTPDTPFAFTWCHADFIVWQPQVGDIIEGWIFIQSASHIGLLVHDAFNASIKKNSIPNDWTFIHNEETTGNDGEDSIEDKKFQSLGHWIDGNGQQLGGKLKFKVKNVYTAGRMVSLEGTLLADSARASHSDVENLPVVSNKKIVFDDEVSKENTDSHKELELSVVKEDNGDEIVYEKDSSESDSSDSD encoded by the coding sequence ATGAAAAGATCCGCCGAAGAAGTAAAGGCGCTACGTCTAATTAAGAGATTTAAGCAGCCAAACAGAAATCctattgatgaagaagatggatGCTCTAAATGTATAGTGAAGGTCCCTGTTTCGATGTATGTTTCTCTAGCACCTATCTACCAACAGTTGCCAAAGGATGGTATTATGAGACAACATCTTAATGGGATGGTGATGAAATATAATGCGGATATTGGAGGTGTGATTTTGGGTTTTGAAAACTTACGTATCGTTGGTGAAGAGGTcaacgaagaagatgagaaGCTTATGAAGCTTACTCCTGATACACCATTTGCTTTCACGTGGTGTCATGCCGATTTCATTGTGTGGCAACCTCAGGTTGGTGACATTATCGAAGGGTGGATCTTCATCCAATCTGCATCGCATATCGGTCTGCTAGTACATGATGCTTTCAACGCCAGtatcaaaaaaaacagtATCCCAAACGACTGGACATTCATCCACAACGAGGAAACCACCGGAAATGATGGTGAAGACTCTATAGAGGACAAAAAGTTCCAATCCTTGGGCCACTGGATAGATGGTAACGGTCAACAACTAGGAGGGAAACTAAAATTCAAGGTAAAAAACGTCTATACTGCTGGAAGAATGGTTTCTTTAGAAGGTACTTTGCTTGCTGACTCTGCTAGAGCATCTCATTCTGACGTAGAGAACCTACCTGTTGTTTCCAATAAGAAGATTGTATTCGACGATGAagtttccaaagaaaatacAGACTCGCATAAAGAACTCGAACTTTCAGTTGTTAAGGAAGACAATGGAGACGAGATAGTTTACGAAAAAGACTCTAGTGAAAGTGATTCTAGTGATAGTGACTGA
- the MTW1 gene encoding MIND complex subunit MTW1, whose amino-acid sequence MTTPTMERTSILTEHLGYPPISLVDDIINAVNEIMYKCTNAMEKYLIQRGNIDGKDFSDEIKVGTAKLESLLENSVDKNFDKLELYVLRNILSIPSDLVEEGKFRLLHQENIILANVASRKQTDDSVRMKLDEISRQYELNQLLNERINNTKALLKEIVQFKTRILRLLQCEDPLTSHLHDIWNDLKPLDSAIKLITSRLKQIYLENEEFCSIDQIQRLVKRYNELRNTSIVRSGYIQKKSQHILNELNISVEPVNQSNSDPNSEAVPSEYEDVPVVDHPDWSSIQKAI is encoded by the coding sequence ATGACGACACCAACGATGGAAAGGACGTCTATATTGACGGAACATTTAGGATATCCGCCAATTTCGTTAGTAGATGACATCATCAATGCGGTAAATGAAATAATGTATAAATGTACGAATGCAATGGAAAAATACCTGATACAAAGGGGTAATATTGATGGAAAGGATTTTTCAGACGAGATAAAAGTTGGTACTGCAAAATTAGAGTCTTTATTGGAAAACTCTGTGGACAAGAACTTTGACAAACTAGAACTCTATGTGTTGCGTAACATCCTTTCGATACCATCTGATTTAGTAGAGGAAGGAAAATTCAGACTTCTGCACCAAGAAAATATAATCTTGGCAAATGTTGCTTCTCGTAAACAGACGGACGATTCTGTACGGATGAAACTTGATGAAATTAGCAGACAATATGAGCTAAATCAACTATTGAATGAAAGAATAAACAATACAAAGGCACttttaaaagaaattgTACAATTCAAAACGAGAATTTTAAGACTTTTACAATGCGAAGATCCGCTGACTTCACATCTACATGATATCTGGAACGACTTGAAACCTTTGGACAGTGCAATCAAGTTGATAACGTCAAGGCTAAAACAGATTTATCTAGAGAACGAAGAGTTCTGCTCCATTGATCAAATTCAGAGACTGGTAAAAAGATATAACGAATTAAGAAACACGTCTATTGTAAGAAGTGGATATATACAGAAAAAGTCACAACATATATTGAATGAATTGAACATAAGTGTAGAACCAGTTAATCAATCGAATAGCGATCCCAACTCAGAAGCGGTACCGTCAGAATATGAAGATGTTCCGGTTGTTGATCATCCAGATTGGTCATCCATACAGAAAGCCATTTAA